The Parambassis ranga chromosome 13, fParRan2.1, whole genome shotgun sequence genome contains the following window.
GAACAGAGATCCTGATGCCCCTCAGACATATTTACAGCCAGCCCTGCATCCCCAATCAGCCCAGACAAGTaagacacatggacacacacaaacacacaacacctgCTGCAGGTTTCTTGGTGTGATCTAACAAACTCTACTTCTCTCCAGCTGTTTGTCTTTACTGATGGAGAGGTAGGAAACACCAAAGAAGTTGTAGATCTGGTGAAAAGGAACTCAGGGTCCCACaggtgaaaaacacaacaatcacaATACAATCCtcagtgtgtccatgtgttcagtgtgtgtaaacaaactgctgtaCTGCAGGTGTTTCTCTTTTGGGATTGGAGAAGGTGCCAGCTCTGCTCTGATCAATGGTTTGGCcaaggagggaggaggtcaCGCTCAGTTCATCACAGGGACTGACCGGATGCAGCCAAAGgtaagacagtaaacacagtgaagctcagcagcagtgaatctGTGTCTGCTCAGAGATCAGAGTTCCAGTGAGTAAAAACCCAGAGCTTAGTGCGTGCTgatactttttattatttttcaggtGATGCAGTCGCTGCGATTTgctctgcagccagctgtggtGGACGTCTCAGTCACATGGGATTTACCAAAGGGAGTGTCTGTGACTGCCCTCTCTCCACCTATCACAGTAGTTtttcagggtcaaaggtcactgattTATGCACAGCTGACTGGACAGGtaggagcagctccacctcatgtttttcatcaggtatGTGGAGACAGTGATGGTTTCTAACACTGTGATGGTGTCTCAGagttcagaggcagcagagggcaGTGTGACGGTGAAGTACAGCCTGGCAGGTCATCCCTCTCAGAACCAGCTGAACTTCAGCCTcaaacctgcagaggacactggGTAACACATGTTTGATACAGACGGCACTGTTCTGCTTTGGATCTTTACAGATGATCAGTTATTTGTCCAGCATGTCTCTTGCTTCATATCCAGTGTGTCCTGCATTAGAGTGCAGCTCTCTGTGacactgaaagaaaacagaaaactaaCAAGTCACTGGTAAACAAACATTATATCTCTGTCTGAGTGTTTCCTtccctctgctgtctgcagaTCAACAGTCCACAGGTTGGCTGCTCGAACTCTGATTCGCTCCCTGGagatggaagagagagaaaagagagaagagaaggatggAGTGAAGAAGAAGGTGGTGGAGCTCAGTGTCCAATCAGGAGTGAGCAGCTCTTTCACTGCCTTCATTGCTGTTAATAAAACTGATGGCGAAGCGATTCAAGGACCTTTGCTACGTAGAAACATTCAAACATTATCCAGTGAGTATTATTAACaacatgatgtcacacatgtaTTATTTGTAATTTAAGTTTGAAACTTGTTTCATAAGAATTATCACCAACAGAATATGTTTTACTATTTGCTTCATAATCATCTTTATCTTCAAGTGTATCTCCTCAGCGCTGCAGCTCTAGCAGGAGTGAGGGGTAAATATAATCTTAAATGGGActgaaaacatgtctgtgtgtaaacactgaTCCAGTGAGTTATCCATACTAATATTTgaaacagcaatgtgatatttagattttttttttcaacgtCAGTCATTGAAGTTATGATCTTGTTtaatacaaaaatatcaaaccattagtttcagtgttgatgtttgtttagtttttgtctTTTGCTCTTTATGGAAGCGTGTAAGAGACGGCGTTGCACAACAATGCAGGGCTTTTCTGCGCTTCCACCACGTAAGTAAAACAccaaagtgtgtctgtgtgtaaatactGTTCAGATACACTAAATGAATATAAACATTAAACAGAGCACTATATCTGTGCACTTTAACAGCCTGTGCTCTGGTGTTTTGACTCTTCTACTGGTATTACAGTTATGATATGAAAATCATGAAATCAATCATGAAGTGTAAAATATGTTCCATTATTATACATTTGGAGTATTTTACATTCTATTGAATATCTAAAACCCTTTAAATGCTACTTGTAATGTCCTCATTGTCTGTTCTTCATCATATGTGCATACAGTTGTTTTTCATTGGGCTCTATATATTGGTAATGGGAGTGGCCATAGTGTACCagaatacgtgtgtgtgtgtgtgtgtgtatatatatatatatatatatatatatatatatatatatatatatatatatctggaGAGACCTTAAAATGGCTGTCCACAACATGCCTCCTATACTGAAGCTACGACTTCCCCGCCTTTGCTGTGCTCACTTTTCTGCTTCAGCAGCTCAACCTCACCTCAGGGCGGGAGGATCCCCTTTGGAACAACAGGAACTGGTTTCCCAGATGAAATGTTTAAGAAAGCCTGTCATGTCTCTGATTAATGCTGGGGGTAATGTCTTTTACagtgcattatttatttttattttgtgtgtctaTATGCTAATATGTCAAAATAATATCACTCCAAATACTGTATAATCAAACACAGCCAACCCAATCGTGCATCTCTGAAGCTTCCAGCCTTTTAATGCATTGGAACTAACTTTCTGCTGTGGTCACTTTTCTGCTTTAACAGCTAAATCTCGTCTCAGTGGGCGACACTCTTTTGAACAACAGCTGGGTTCCAGATACCCTGACGTGTCTCTGAATGATGATGGGGGTAATGTCTTTTACGGTtcacttatttatttaattttgtgtgtctatgtgttaATATGTCAAAATAATATCGGTCCAAATACAGTTTAACCAAAAACCCACTAAAGACTCAACATGTCTTCTTCTATACTGAAGCTACAGCTTCCCAGTCTCCTCGAGACCCTTTGCTGCAGCTGGTCTCTCTCCAGAAGGCGTCTGGCTGCTGGCAGCTCGATCCAGCTCTGGCTGCCGCACTGGGAAAGACCAGTGAGGAGGTGGAAAAGTCAAAGCCTGCACTGGTGGgtcaacattaaaaacaatagcacagTTTCACGgtgtccacaaacacacacaggaaataatgAACTAGTTTAGTGCACGGTGTCAACACAGTTTGCTTTGCTGAACTAGGTCAACAATGAAGGGTGGGCCACCATTCTGGCTCTGATCTGGCTTCATGGTTTCAAGATGGATGCAAAGGAGGAGTGGGAGCTGCTGGCTATGAAGGCTGTGTCATGGCTCCGTGCTCAGAATGGTAGAAAACCTAATAATAAATGCTGAACTGCtgtttttatcagtgtgtgctgtcctccatgtttattCTTGTGATGTTCTTTCAGCACTGAGAGTGACAGACTGTGTGGATGCTGGAAATGCACTGCTGGGTTCTAGCGTGCAGAAAGACGCCCTCGGACTCTGAGGTCTTCATTTAATGCTTTTTTCTTCAGGATTGAATGATCAGAGTTACAACATACTGTCTACACTCTTATCAATACTTCTGTATTTTTGGCATTTGTTCTTTGATGTCTGTTCATTTGAACCTATTTTGGATGTATTGTAGAAACAACAAcggaaaaaaagaataaactgAGATTTTATGTTGGCTGTGTTCATTGTGCTGCAAAAACATTTCAACCTAGAAGCAGTCATTTCTGATCTTTATTGTTGACTGCAATGAATCACTGCTTTGGTGGGATGAGGTTCTGGGCTCTGGGCACAGGCTAGACTGAGTCAACTCCACTAACAGTACATGCATACAAAAAGGGGACATCCACCTACATCACCTGGGTTCAATGCCttgtgttaaaaataatattGGCACAATGAGTGACTGCATTTAGTTACTGTAACAAGTCTACATTCACTTTGAAACTCAAaggtttggtttggttgaaCACATTCACACTCGTCAGCTAATAAGCTTAGTCTGGTTTGTATTTAGCAAAGAGTTAAACAGAGTAACAGAAGTTCATCAAAGatggtaaataaaaaaacaaaacaatgcagcTCTACATCTGTCTGTCATACGAATGTGAGGCCAAAATGTCTGGCTTCTTTAAAGAGGGTGAAGCCAGAGTCTGCACATCTGAGGTCAAGAGGTGAAGCTGTATCTCTGCTGTTCAGCCTAAGCATGCACCCACTTCCATGTTGAGCAACATTTTCAGGAGCTTGGCTGCTGACCACAATGTTATATAACAATATGAATGTTATAGTTACCGGTAATGTTATATTaacaataactaattaaatacaaatgtatgGAATATGACAAGTTGCACACACTAATAACAAACTAGCTAACTTGCAAAAATTTATTTAAggagttttttattttttagttggGGGATGTCCCATTGTGACCTACATACTGCAGCCAGTGACCACCcggcaatccagatgttttgacctcacttttggggagctgttatggtgtccgtctgtctctgcatttttatgcatttatatatatttttgaacAAAAGCCTGATTCTTATTATCAACTAGTTTTGTATCTTTTTGAAATGATTTACTTATTTGGAGCATCAGAAACTTCCTGTTGTCCCAACAGAAGCATCATGTCACTGCTGGAGATGAATGTTGGTCTGAAAGGTCAGTGGTCACTTTAAATCTCCGCTTCACAGAGCTCGTGAGAGGACGCACTGTTTCCGGAAGCGAAGAAGAGACTACATGCTCACGTGCCACCACACCTACTAGTCCGagccacttttctttttttagggGGGGGGGCAGTCACAGTAAATATCAGATTACAGAAACTGTGGACGTGGCTCTGACTGTAAaactttattgttattttctctCCCAGGCTGCTCTTCCCTGCTTGAGATAGGCATCTGGTTTAAAT
Protein-coding sequences here:
- the LOC114444452 gene encoding von Willebrand factor A domain-containing protein 5A-like isoform X6; the encoded protein is MMNRCGLLTVNKEPVPLKSIEVELEVRDHVATVVSTLNYENKEDKPVEAVFVFPLPGDAAVCHFSAKLGQTQIVAEVKEKQEAREEYDDALSSGQQAFLLEESQQSPDIFSLSVGSLPPGESASIRLEYVTELAVQADDGLRFSLPAVLNPRYQPQGSEGSSVQVTSVPASLVPYSLSLSARVSSARPVSKVESSCSLDPLQYLNTDQTQATIKLSAGHKFDRDVELLIYYKDAHQPTAVVEAGQTSAKQGSLMGDPVVMVSLYPEFPQSVMSTVASRGEFVFLLDRSGSMEFSLNNSKQEKTRISSARDTLLLLLKSLPMGCYFNIYSFGSSFEHIFPKSVEYSQQTMEEALKKVEEMNANFGGTEILMPLRHIYSQPCIPNQPRQLFVFTDGEVGNTKEVVDLVKRNSGSHRCFSFGIGEGASSALINGLAKEGGGHAQFITGTDRMQPKVMQSLRFALQPAVVDVSVTWDLPKGVSVTALSPPITVVFQGQRSLIYAQLTGQSSEAAEGSVTVKYSLAGHPSQNQLNFSLKPAEDTGSTVHRLAARTLIRSLEMEEREKREEKDGVKKKVVELSVQSGVSSSFTAFIAVNKTDGEAIQGPLLRRNIQTLSMYLLSAAALAGVRACKRRRCTTMQGFSALPPPQPHLRAGGSPLEQQELVSQMKCLRKPVMSLINAGAKSRLSGRHSFEQQLGSRYPDVSLNDDGATASQSPRDPLLQLVSLQKASGCWQLDPALAAALGKTSEEVEKSKPALVNNEGWATILALIWLHGFKMDAKEEWELLAMKAVSWLRAQNALRVTDCVDAGNALLGSSVQKDALGL
- the LOC114444452 gene encoding von Willebrand factor A domain-containing protein 5A-like isoform X7; amino-acid sequence: MMNRCGLLTVNKEPVPLKSIEVELEVRDHVATVVSTLNYENKEDKPVEAVFVFPLPGDAAVCHFSAKLGQTQIVAEVKEKQEAREEYDDALSSGQQAFLLEESQQSPDIFSLSVGSLPPGESASIRLEYVTELAVQADDGLRFSLPAVLNPRYQPQGSEGSSVQVTSVPASLVPYSLSLSARVSSARPVSKVESSCSLDPLQYLNTDQTQATIKLSAGHKFDRDVELLIYYKDAHQPTAVVEAGQTSAKQGSLMGDPVVMVSLYPEFPQSVMSTVASRGEFVFLLDRSGSMEFSLNNSKQEKTRISSARDTLLLLLKSLPMGCYFNIYSFGSSFEHIFPKSVEYSQQTMEEALKKVEEMNANFGGTEILMPLRHIYSQPCIPNQPRQLFVFTDGEVGNTKEVVDLVKRNSGSHRCFSFGIGEGASSALINGLAKEGGGHAQFITGTDRMQPKVMQSLRFALQPAVVDVSVTWDLPKGVSVTALSPPITVVFQGQRSLIYAQLTGQSSEAAEGSVTVKYSLAGHPSQNQLNFSLKPAEDTGSTVHRLAARTLIRSLEMEEREKREEKDGVKKKVVELSVQSGVSSSFTAFIAVNKTDGEAIQGPLLRRNIQTLSTCKRRRCTTMQGFSALPPPAQPHLRAGGSPLEQQELVSQMKCLRKPVMSLINAGAKSRLSGRHSFEQQLGSRYPDVSLNDDGATASQSPRDPLLQLVSLQKASGCWQLDPALAAALGKTSEEVEKSKPALVNNEGWATILALIWLHGFKMDAKEEWELLAMKAVSWLRAQNALRVTDCVDAGNALLGSSVQKDALGL
- the LOC114444452 gene encoding von Willebrand factor A domain-containing protein 5A-like isoform X8, with the protein product MMNRCGLLTVNKEPVPLKSIEVELEVRDHVATVVSTLNYENKEDKPVEAVFVFPLPGDAAVCHFSAKLGQTQIVAEVKEKQEAREEYDDALSSGQQAFLLEESQQSPDIFSLSVGSLPPGESASIRLEYVTELAVQADDGLRFSLPAVLNPRYQPQGSEGSSVQVTSVPASLVPYSLSLSARVSSARPVSKVESSCSLDPLQYLNTDQTQATIKLSAGHKFDRDVELLIYYKDAHQPTAVVEAGQTSAKQGSLMGDPVVMVSLYPEFPQSVMSTVASRGEFVFLLDRSGSMEFSLNNSKQEKTRISSARDTLLLLLKSLPMGCYFNIYSFGSSFEHIFPKSVEYSQQTMEEALKKVEEMNANFGGTEILMPLRHIYSQPCIPNQPRQLFVFTDGEVGNTKEVVDLVKRNSGSHRCFSFGIGEGASSALINGLAKEGGGHAQFITGTDRMQPKVMQSLRFALQPAVVDVSVTWDLPKGVSVTALSPPITVVFQGQRSLIYAQLTGQSSEAAEGSVTVKYSLAGHPSQNQLNFSLKPAEDTGSTVHRLAARTLIRSLEMEEREKREEKDGVKKKVVELSVQSGVSSSFTAFIAVNKTDGEAIQGPLLRRNIQTLSTCKRRRCTTMQGFSALPPPQPHLRAGGSPLEQQELVSQMKCLRKPVMSLINAGAKSRLSGRHSFEQQLGSRYPDVSLNDDGATASQSPRDPLLQLVSLQKASGCWQLDPALAAALGKTSEEVEKSKPALVNNEGWATILALIWLHGFKMDAKEEWELLAMKAVSWLRAQNALRVTDCVDAGNALLGSSVQKDALGL
- the LOC114444452 gene encoding von Willebrand factor A domain-containing protein 5A-like isoform X4, which translates into the protein MMNRCGLLTVNKEPVPLKSIEVELEVRDHVATVVSTLNYENKEDKPVEAVFVFPLPGDAAVCHFSAKLGQTQIVAEVKEKQEAREEYDDALSSGQQAFLLEESQQSPDIFSLSVGSLPPGESASIRLEYVTELAVQADDGLRFSLPAVLNPRYQPQGSEGSSVQVTSVPASLVPYSLSLSARVSSARPVSKVESSCSLDPLQYLNTDQTQATIKLSAGHKFDRDVELLIYYKDAHQPTAVVEAGQTSAKQGSLMGDPVVMVSLYPEFPQSVMSTVASRGEFVFLLDRSGSMEFSLNNSKQEKTRISSARDTLLLLLKSLPMGCYFNIYSFGSSFEHIFPKSVEYSQQTMEEALKKVEEMNANFGGTEILMPLRHIYSQPCIPNQPRQLFVFTDGEVGNTKEVVDLVKRNSGSHRCFSFGIGEGASSALINGLAKEGGGHAQFITGTDRMQPKVMQSLRFALQPAVVDVSVTWDLPKGVSVTALSPPITVVFQGQRSLIYAQLTGQSSEAAEGSVTVKYSLAGHPSQNQLNFSLKPAEDTGSTVHRLAARTLIRSLEMEEREKREEKDGVKKKVVELSVQSGVSSSFTAFIAVNKTDGEAIQGPLLRRNIQTLSMYLLSAAALAGVRACKRRRCTTMQGFSALPPPAQPHLRAGGSPLEQQELVSQMKCLRKPVMSLINAGAKSRLSGRHSFEQQLGSRYPDVSLNDDGATASQSPRDPLLQLVSLQKASGCWQLDPALAAALGKTSEEVEKSKPALVNNEGWATILALIWLHGFKMDAKEEWELLAMKAVSWLRAQNALRVTDCVDAGNALLGSSVQKDALGL